A region from the Candidatus Zixiibacteriota bacterium genome encodes:
- a CDS encoding GNAT family N-acetyltransferase has translation MGQSALTFHPLTPERWGDFEALFGVRGACGGCWCMYWRLFRLAFSIGKGEGNRRAMQKLVRAGTEPGILAYDGERPVGWCAVAPREEYVRLTAARTLKPIDTQPVWSIVCLFVDKGYRRRNVSTELIRAAAAFACARGARIVEGYPYDYRGRAKHQPPPFVYTGLIQAFERAGFVEVARPSKSRAIVRLTRR, from the coding sequence ATGGGACAATCCGCTCTCACGTTTCACCCGCTCACTCCGGAGCGATGGGGTGATTTTGAGGCCCTCTTCGGCGTGCGTGGCGCCTGCGGCGGATGCTGGTGCATGTACTGGCGGCTGTTCCGCCTCGCATTCTCGATCGGCAAGGGGGAGGGCAACCGCCGGGCCATGCAGAAACTCGTCCGGGCGGGAACGGAACCGGGCATTCTCGCCTACGACGGCGAGCGGCCGGTCGGCTGGTGCGCGGTGGCGCCCCGGGAGGAGTATGTCCGGCTAACGGCGGCGCGCACGCTCAAGCCGATCGACACCCAGCCGGTCTGGTCGATCGTGTGCCTCTTCGTGGACAAGGGCTACCGGCGGCGGAACGTGTCGACCGAGCTGATCCGCGCCGCCGCGGCGTTCGCTTGCGCGCGGGGCGCCCGTATCGTCGAGGGGTATCCCTACGACTACCGTGGCCGCGCGAAGCACCAGCCGCCGCCGTTTGTGTACACCGGGCTGATTCAGGCTTTCGAGCGGGCGGGGTTTGTCGAGGTCGCGCGGCCGTCGAAATCACGCGCCATCGTCCGCCTCACCCGGCGCTGA
- a CDS encoding GYD domain-containing protein produces the protein MKTFFLFTKLAPSDGKRMRERQSLGRAWLHEVKEKCPDVKFLSHYALLGDYDFVDIYEAPDEETAMKVSMISMDKGAFQAKSVLAIPYARLVELANEL, from the coding sequence ATGAAAACGTTCTTTCTGTTCACCAAGCTCGCGCCGTCGGACGGCAAGCGGATGCGCGAGCGGCAGTCGCTCGGGCGGGCGTGGCTCCACGAGGTCAAGGAGAAGTGCCCGGACGTGAAATTCCTCTCCCACTACGCGCTCCTCGGCGACTATGATTTCGTCGACATCTACGAGGCGCCCGACGAAGAGACGGCGATGAAGGTCTCGATGATCAGCATGGACAAGGGGGCGTTCCAGGCCAAGAGCGTCCTGGCGATCCCCTACGCCCGCCTGGTGGAACTGGCCAATGAGTTGTGA
- a CDS encoding GNAT family N-acetyltransferase: MGITINPVAESDRPWVEEVFRSWGADFVVTRGRKVCPEETEGLYAADERGRRIGLLTFQIAGTQCEVVTLDAFEKFRGIGTALMDRAVALARARGCTRVWLITTNDNLDAIRFYHRRGLVIAHVHVGAITESRRLKPSIPLLGAYGIPIRDEIEFELVL; the protein is encoded by the coding sequence ATGGGGATAACAATCAATCCGGTGGCCGAAAGCGACCGCCCCTGGGTGGAGGAGGTTTTCCGCTCCTGGGGGGCCGATTTTGTCGTCACCCGCGGGCGCAAGGTCTGCCCGGAGGAAACCGAGGGGCTGTATGCGGCCGACGAGCGGGGGAGGCGGATCGGTCTGCTCACTTTCCAGATCGCCGGGACGCAGTGCGAGGTCGTGACGCTCGACGCGTTCGAGAAGTTCCGGGGCATCGGCACGGCCCTGATGGACCGCGCGGTCGCTCTCGCCCGCGCGCGTGGGTGCACCCGCGTCTGGTTGATCACGACCAACGACAACCTCGATGCGATTCGCTTCTACCACCGGCGGGGGTTGGTGATCGCCCATGTGCATGTCGGAGCCATCACGGAGTCGCGTCGGCTCAAACCGAGCATCCCGCTCCTCGGCGCCTACGGGATTCCGATCCGGGACGAGATCGAGTTCGAGCTGGTTCTCTGA
- a CDS encoding class I SAM-dependent methyltransferase, producing the protein MQSDAIPLHRLYGDLAWLWPLMSPPAEYVAEAAHWKAALRENLGPGRRCLLELGVGGGHNLSHLTGEFDAVAVDLSEPMLAHSRRLNPGVEHFLGDMRTVRLGRTFDAVVIHDAIAYMLSGDDLRAAFATAAAHLGTGGVFVTSPDYVAETFVDGSIACETRPFDGGSFTYVEYQWDPDPSDTQTETVFTYIIRRGGKVQIEQDRHLFGLFPLRTWESLMAQAGFAVARRDYPVRDDGQPGWLLIGRKL; encoded by the coding sequence ATGCAGAGCGACGCCATCCCCCTCCATCGGCTCTATGGCGACCTGGCCTGGCTCTGGCCGCTCATGAGTCCGCCCGCGGAGTACGTCGCCGAGGCCGCCCACTGGAAGGCCGCCCTTCGCGAAAACCTCGGCCCCGGCCGCCGCTGCCTGCTCGAGCTCGGCGTCGGCGGTGGGCACAACCTGTCGCACCTGACCGGCGAATTCGATGCCGTGGCGGTCGACCTCTCCGAGCCTATGCTGGCGCACTCGCGCCGCCTCAACCCGGGGGTGGAGCACTTCCTTGGAGACATGCGCACGGTGCGGCTGGGGCGGACGTTCGATGCCGTGGTGATCCACGATGCGATTGCGTACATGCTGAGCGGGGACGATCTGCGCGCCGCGTTCGCCACCGCCGCCGCCCATCTGGGCACCGGCGGGGTGTTCGTCACCTCCCCGGACTACGTGGCCGAGACGTTCGTCGACGGGTCGATCGCCTGCGAGACGCGGCCGTTCGACGGCGGGTCGTTCACCTATGTCGAGTACCAATGGGATCCCGACCCGTCCGACACGCAGACCGAGACGGTGTTCACGTATATTATTCGCCGCGGCGGGAAGGTGCAGATTGAGCAGGACCGGCACCTGTTCGGGCTGTTTCCGCTCCGAACCTGGGAATCGCTGATGGCGCAGGCCGGGTTCGCGGTCGCGCGCCGCGACTACCCGGTGCGTGACGATGGCCAGCCGGGATGGCTGTTGATCGGGAGAAAGCTCTAG
- a CDS encoding enoyl-CoA hydratase/isomerase family protein yields MTEYKNIIVRKDAGCLWVTINRERALNALNRETIDELQQLFSFYWTDDEVRVVVVTGTGEKAFVAGADITELAETDLRTGTDYSARGLYLMKTIQNFPRPVIAMVNGFALGGGCELAMACDIRIASDKAKFGQPEVNLGIIPGFGGTQRLPRLVGRGTALKMILTGEMIAADEAKRIGLVQEVVPAAELTARVQAIVELICAKAPMAIAAAKECVNRGLDVSMSVGCDLEKVSFGQMCATGDKNEGCEAFLEKRKPMFTGH; encoded by the coding sequence ATGACCGAGTACAAGAACATCATCGTCAGGAAAGACGCGGGCTGTCTCTGGGTGACCATCAACCGGGAGCGGGCGCTCAACGCGCTCAACCGCGAGACTATCGATGAACTGCAGCAGCTGTTCAGTTTCTATTGGACCGACGACGAGGTGCGGGTGGTCGTGGTCACCGGAACGGGTGAGAAAGCATTTGTCGCCGGCGCCGATATCACCGAGCTCGCTGAAACCGACCTTCGCACGGGCACCGACTACTCGGCCCGGGGCCTGTACTTGATGAAGACGATCCAGAATTTTCCCAGGCCGGTGATCGCCATGGTCAACGGGTTCGCGCTCGGCGGCGGGTGCGAGCTGGCCATGGCCTGCGACATTCGGATCGCCTCCGACAAGGCCAAGTTCGGCCAGCCCGAGGTCAACCTCGGCATCATCCCCGGATTCGGCGGCACCCAGCGGCTCCCCCGACTGGTCGGGCGCGGCACGGCGCTGAAGATGATCCTCACCGGAGAGATGATCGCGGCCGACGAGGCCAAGCGAATCGGGCTCGTCCAGGAGGTGGTTCCGGCGGCCGAATTGACCGCCCGCGTGCAGGCAATCGTCGAGTTGATCTGCGCGAAAGCGCCGATGGCGATCGCGGCCGCGAAAGAGTGCGTCAACCGCGGGCTCGATGTCTCCATGTCGGTCGGGTGCGACCTGGAGAAAGTGAGTTTCGGCCAGATGTGCGCGACCGGGGACAAGAACGAGGGGTGCGAGGCCTTCCTGGAGAAACGCAAGCCGATGTTCACGGGACACTGA
- a CDS encoding GNAT family N-acetyltransferase: MSWIDSGETLQYLCGDDTWPPAEDLLASWQKADAASYLLLADRRPVAYAEIWDRPLEQAAEIGHLLVDPARRGRGYGTLMLRLLVERAAHHPRVRRVVLNFHHGDETVLGCYLKAGFELVGSGPDGEGLRMERPAG; encoded by the coding sequence ATGTCGTGGATCGACTCCGGGGAGACGCTGCAGTACCTGTGCGGTGACGACACCTGGCCGCCGGCCGAGGATCTGTTGGCGTCGTGGCAGAAAGCCGACGCGGCCTCGTACCTCCTGCTGGCCGACCGCCGGCCGGTCGCCTACGCGGAGATCTGGGACCGTCCCCTCGAGCAGGCGGCCGAGATCGGGCACCTGCTGGTCGACCCGGCGCGGCGTGGCCGCGGCTACGGCACTCTCATGCTGCGGCTGCTCGTCGAGCGGGCCGCACACCATCCCCGCGTGCGCCGGGTGGTGCTGAATTTTCACCACGGCGACGAAACGGTGCTCGGCTGTTACCTGAAAGCCGGGTTTGAGCTGGTGGGCAGCGGACCGGACGGCGAGGGGCTGCGCATGGAGCGCCCGGCGGGGTAG
- a CDS encoding acyl-CoA dehydrogenase family protein — protein MIDFSLTDKQLAVRDMARELARRVVAPTITEYDRRQQMNPEVLPAMREANLLGFCIPEEYGGLGTDYISLGLASEELEYADTSARVILSVHIGLFSLPVLTWANEAQKRKYLVPAARGEKIATFGLTEPAAGSDAVGIQSTAVRRGDHYVLNGEKMWISLADVADQFLVFAWTDLDKKRARDHSGLSAFIVERGWEGVSTGSLHGKLGVRAGNTGYLAFADVRVPAENLVYGEGQGFKIAMFCLDQGRYTVAAGSCGLIRACRDASVAYALDRRTFEQPIGEHQLVKQMIANMEAGYEYCTYLWMKAGWLKNRGVRSTKATSLAKWIACREAEAAAANAVQVFGAYGFSDEYPVERFYRNAKGASIYEGTREIHTLMQADYALGFRSDKQLERDLPEAEQ, from the coding sequence ATGATCGATTTCAGCCTGACCGACAAGCAGTTGGCTGTGCGCGACATGGCCCGCGAACTCGCCCGCCGCGTTGTCGCCCCCACCATCACCGAGTACGACCGCAGGCAGCAGATGAACCCCGAGGTGCTCCCCGCCATGCGAGAGGCCAACCTCCTGGGCTTCTGCATCCCCGAGGAGTACGGCGGGCTGGGAACCGACTACATCTCTCTCGGCCTGGCCTCGGAGGAGCTCGAGTACGCCGACACCTCGGCGCGCGTCATCCTCTCGGTTCACATCGGCCTGTTCTCGCTGCCCGTTCTGACCTGGGCCAACGAGGCGCAGAAGCGGAAGTACCTAGTTCCGGCGGCCCGGGGGGAGAAGATCGCGACTTTCGGCCTGACCGAACCGGCTGCCGGGTCGGATGCGGTGGGGATCCAGTCGACGGCGGTCAGGCGCGGCGACCACTATGTCCTGAACGGCGAGAAGATGTGGATATCGCTGGCCGACGTGGCCGACCAGTTCCTCGTGTTCGCCTGGACGGATCTGGACAAAAAGCGCGCGCGGGACCATTCCGGCCTCTCGGCGTTCATCGTCGAACGCGGCTGGGAGGGCGTTTCGACCGGCTCGCTCCACGGCAAGCTCGGGGTCCGCGCCGGCAACACCGGGTACCTCGCGTTCGCGGATGTCAGAGTCCCCGCCGAGAACCTGGTGTACGGAGAGGGGCAGGGGTTCAAGATCGCGATGTTCTGTCTCGATCAGGGGCGCTACACGGTGGCGGCCGGATCGTGCGGGCTGATACGCGCCTGCCGCGATGCGAGCGTCGCCTACGCCCTCGACCGGCGCACGTTCGAGCAGCCCATCGGCGAGCACCAGCTGGTCAAGCAGATGATCGCCAACATGGAGGCCGGCTACGAGTACTGCACCTATCTCTGGATGAAAGCGGGCTGGCTGAAAAACCGGGGGGTACGCTCGACCAAAGCGACCTCGCTGGCCAAGTGGATCGCCTGCCGCGAGGCGGAGGCGGCGGCGGCGAACGCCGTGCAGGTCTTCGGCGCGTACGGCTTCTCCGATGAGTACCCGGTGGAACGGTTCTACCGGAACGCGAAAGGGGCGTCCATTTACGAGGGCACGCGCGAGATCCACACCCTCATGCAGGCCGACTACGCCCTCGGTTTCCGGTCCGACAAACAGCTCGAGCGGGATCTGCCGGAGGCGGAGCAGTAG
- a CDS encoding chromate resistance protein, with product MKWITRSKVKVDRVACPWLINRFVDRNAEFIFVPANQAVAEAKKQNAIAFDIPGVEPGHHGRECSFEAILKKYRLTDDPALTLLGKIVNGADTDNQLWNQPEGPGLSAIAEGFRHLGFEDDREINTAEWIVYDAIYACCQEMIRQGRHDGALKE from the coding sequence ATGAAATGGATAACCCGTTCCAAAGTCAAAGTTGACCGCGTCGCCTGTCCGTGGCTCATCAACAGGTTCGTCGACAGGAATGCCGAGTTCATCTTCGTCCCGGCAAATCAGGCAGTGGCGGAAGCGAAGAAACAGAATGCCATTGCGTTCGACATCCCTGGCGTCGAACCAGGCCATCATGGCCGGGAATGTTCATTTGAAGCGATCCTCAAAAAGTACAGACTCACAGACGATCCTGCCCTCACGCTACTCGGTAAGATTGTCAATGGTGCGGACACAGATAATCAATTGTGGAATCAGCCGGAGGGACCCGGGTTGAGTGCAATCGCCGAAGGATTCCGCCATCTCGGATTCGAGGATGATCGCGAAATCAACACTGCTGAGTGGATAGTCTACGATGCTATATATGCTTGTTGTCAGGAGATGATCAGGCAGGGCAGGCACGACGGTGCTTTGAAGGAATGA
- a CDS encoding DMT family transporter, whose translation MSYVFLALLSAALFGAATPFSKALLSTLDAFQLAGLLYLGAAIGASGLAFGKRPYTLPWRMDRRNQFRLAGAVFFGGVLAPVLLLFGLKAASAASVSLWLPLELVATAVLGTLLFRDHLGRFGWFGMVGVLLAGTLLSIGEKSAGVVAGLLIMGACLGWGFDNNFTSLIDGITPAQSTFWKGIVAGTVNLGIGLVSSEYAATAATTAAALGVGIVCYGASIVLYITSAQNIGATRGQMFFAANPFFGVILSVIMLNDEITVVHVAAGLLLALSLLLLFREQHAHEHEHEALDHEHSHSHDDGHHEHVHESIISGRHTHKHLHKPVVHRLPHWPDLHHRHQH comes from the coding sequence ATGTCCTACGTGTTTCTTGCCCTTCTTTCGGCCGCTCTGTTTGGAGCGGCGACTCCGTTCAGCAAGGCGTTGCTCTCAACTCTTGATGCCTTTCAGCTGGCTGGGTTACTGTACCTGGGCGCCGCCATTGGAGCATCGGGGCTGGCTTTCGGAAAGCGGCCCTACACGCTGCCATGGCGAATGGACCGGAGAAACCAATTCCGATTGGCCGGCGCTGTGTTCTTTGGGGGTGTGCTGGCTCCAGTTCTCCTATTGTTTGGACTTAAAGCTGCGTCAGCGGCGTCGGTGTCGCTTTGGTTACCGCTCGAACTTGTGGCAACCGCTGTCCTTGGTACTCTCCTGTTTCGCGATCATCTGGGACGGTTTGGGTGGTTTGGCATGGTTGGTGTGCTGCTTGCCGGAACACTATTGTCTATTGGCGAAAAGAGCGCCGGAGTAGTCGCCGGGTTGCTGATCATGGGAGCTTGTCTCGGTTGGGGATTCGACAACAATTTCACTTCCCTCATCGATGGTATTACGCCTGCCCAGAGCACGTTTTGGAAGGGGATCGTGGCTGGTACGGTCAACCTCGGCATTGGGCTCGTGTCGAGCGAATACGCCGCGACTGCGGCTACGACTGCCGCCGCGCTCGGCGTAGGAATCGTCTGTTACGGCGCAAGCATTGTCCTTTACATCACATCCGCGCAGAACATCGGAGCAACGCGTGGCCAAATGTTCTTCGCGGCAAATCCGTTCTTCGGCGTGATTCTCTCGGTCATCATGCTCAATGATGAAATAACTGTCGTTCATGTTGCTGCCGGATTGCTTCTGGCTCTGTCGTTATTGCTGCTATTTCGGGAGCAGCACGCCCACGAACACGAGCACGAGGCACTGGACCACGAGCACAGCCACAGTCACGACGACGGACATCATGAACACGTGCATGAGAGCATCATATCGGGTCGGCACACGCATAAGCACCTGCACAAACCTGTGGTGCACCGGCTTCCGCATTGGCCGGACTTGCACCATCGGCATCAGCACTGA
- the glmS gene encoding glutamine--fructose-6-phosphate transaminase (isomerizing), which produces MCGIVGYVGPKQAKPILLQGLKRLEYRGYDSSGIALLTERGLMVAKSAGKIANLEKMLSENEFDSSLCTHGIAHTRWATHGEPNQLNAHPHTDGRGEIALVHNGIIENYRALKEFLQRQGFELKTETDTEVLVQLIRYYYRDDLTEAVCEALAQVEGTYGIAVISARHPNTIVAARQGSPLVLGIGEKEKFVASDVAAMLDHTNKVIYLDEGEIATITDCSYEITTIQRDKITPRIEEVSWTLDQIEKEGYDHFMLKEIYEQPVTLRNAMRGRINLDEGIPRLGGLNLQYEELRRIKRLIFTACGTSWHAALVGEYLIEELAGIPVEVEYASEFRYRSPIFPEDTILFGISQSGETADTLAAMREAKKRGVTVLGIVNVVGSTIARETDGGVYIHAGPEIGVASTKAFTSQVMAISLIGTLLARMRHLSVPQGQEMLGHLDRIPEQVDRILKNDQAIREIAERYHRADNFLYLGRGINFPVALEGALKLKEISYIHAEGYPAAEMKHGPIALIDENMPVVVIALKDPVHDKVMSNIAEIRARNGQVIAIATEGDTEIADRVNHVIYVPPTYRLFTPLLSVIPLQLLAYHIAVLRGCPVDQPRNLAKSVTVE; this is translated from the coding sequence ATGTGCGGTATCGTGGGTTACGTGGGGCCGAAGCAGGCCAAGCCGATTCTCCTGCAGGGGTTGAAGCGCCTGGAGTATCGGGGATACGATTCGTCGGGGATCGCCCTGTTGACCGAGCGCGGCCTGATGGTGGCGAAGTCGGCGGGGAAGATCGCCAATTTGGAGAAGATGCTCAGCGAGAATGAGTTCGACAGCAGCCTCTGCACGCACGGCATCGCCCACACCCGCTGGGCCACCCACGGGGAACCCAACCAGCTCAACGCCCACCCCCACACCGACGGCCGGGGCGAAATCGCCCTTGTCCACAACGGGATCATCGAAAACTACCGCGCCCTCAAAGAATTCCTCCAGCGCCAGGGATTCGAACTCAAGACTGAGACCGACACCGAGGTCCTCGTCCAGCTGATCCGCTACTACTACCGCGACGATCTCACCGAGGCGGTGTGCGAGGCGCTCGCCCAGGTCGAAGGGACCTACGGGATCGCCGTCATCTCCGCCCGCCACCCCAACACCATTGTCGCCGCGCGCCAGGGCTCCCCCCTCGTGCTCGGCATCGGCGAGAAGGAGAAGTTCGTTGCCTCCGATGTCGCCGCCATGCTCGACCACACCAACAAGGTCATCTACCTCGACGAGGGGGAGATCGCGACGATCACTGACTGCTCGTACGAGATCACGACGATCCAGCGCGACAAGATCACTCCGCGGATCGAGGAAGTGTCGTGGACGCTCGACCAGATCGAGAAAGAGGGCTACGACCACTTCATGCTCAAGGAGATCTACGAGCAGCCGGTCACTCTCCGCAACGCCATGCGCGGGCGCATCAATCTCGACGAGGGCATTCCCCGGCTGGGCGGGCTGAACCTCCAGTACGAGGAACTGCGCCGGATCAAGCGGCTCATCTTCACCGCCTGCGGTACCTCCTGGCACGCGGCCCTGGTCGGCGAGTACCTCATCGAGGAACTGGCCGGCATCCCGGTGGAGGTCGAGTACGCGAGCGAGTTCCGCTACCGCTCGCCGATTTTCCCGGAGGACACGATCCTGTTCGGCATTTCGCAGTCGGGGGAGACGGCCGACACGCTCGCGGCGATGCGCGAGGCGAAGAAGCGCGGCGTCACCGTCCTCGGCATCGTCAACGTCGTCGGCTCGACCATCGCGCGCGAGACCGACGGCGGGGTGTACATTCACGCCGGGCCGGAGATCGGGGTCGCCTCGACCAAGGCGTTCACCTCGCAGGTGATGGCGATCTCGCTCATCGGCACGCTTCTGGCCCGGATGCGCCACCTCTCGGTGCCGCAGGGACAGGAAATGCTCGGCCACCTGGACCGCATTCCCGAGCAGGTCGACCGGATCCTCAAGAACGACCAGGCCATCAGGGAAATCGCCGAGCGCTACCACCGCGCCGACAACTTCCTCTACCTCGGCCGCGGGATCAACTTCCCGGTCGCGCTCGAGGGGGCGCTCAAGCTCAAGGAAATCTCCTACATCCACGCCGAGGGCTACCCGGCGGCCGAGATGAAACACGGGCCGATCGCGCTCATCGATGAAAACATGCCGGTCGTGGTGATCGCCCTGAAAGATCCGGTGCACGACAAGGTGATGAGCAACATCGCCGAGATCCGCGCCCGCAACGGCCAGGTGATCGCCATCGCCACCGAGGGGGACACCGAGATCGCCGACCGCGTCAATCACGTCATCTATGTCCCGCCGACCTACCGGCTGTTCACGCCGCTCTTGTCGGTGATTCCGCTGCAACTGCTGGCCTATCACATCGCCGTGCTGCGCGGCTGCCCGGTCGATCAGCCGCGGAATCTCGCCAAGAGCGTGACGGTCGAGTAG
- the glmM gene encoding phosphoglucosamine mutase, whose translation MTEQTLITSTSGIRGIVGSGLNPVLAASYGAAFGTFLTRGKVVIGRDSRPSGELLMRAVVAGLASVGIDVIEIGVVPTPTVEIAVKESKAAGGICITASHNPSPWNALKFFNRTGEFITPAQFRELDELFRSGRFGYRPYDRLGSIDRQEGWIDWHIQKTLAVPFVNRAAVRRRKFRVVVDAINGAGSTALPALLRKLGAGVVEVNCKGDGDFVHEPEPIPKNLRQLSLMVRKHKADIGMACDPDADRLALVDERGRPIGEELTLALSVQQVLTRKKGPVVINLSTSKVTERVARDRGAAVYYAKVGEANVVELMRAKRALVGGEGNGGVILPSFHAGRDALMAAALVLSRLAEANVEFSSLADSLPTYYTRKDKGTVPADFSARLARFEREAPGLLGEFAIDRQDGLRVDFSGGWVQIRTSNTEPIFRLIVETESKDRTEHLADRVMGYFREPR comes from the coding sequence ATGACGGAGCAAACTCTCATCACCTCCACCTCCGGGATCCGCGGTATTGTCGGTTCCGGACTCAATCCGGTGCTCGCGGCGTCGTACGGCGCGGCTTTCGGCACCTTTCTCACGCGCGGCAAGGTGGTAATCGGCCGCGATAGCCGGCCCTCGGGCGAATTGCTCATGCGCGCCGTGGTCGCCGGCCTGGCCTCGGTCGGGATCGACGTCATCGAGATCGGGGTGGTCCCGACGCCGACCGTGGAGATCGCGGTCAAGGAGTCGAAAGCGGCCGGCGGCATCTGCATCACCGCCTCCCACAACCCGTCGCCGTGGAACGCGCTGAAGTTTTTCAACCGGACCGGCGAGTTCATCACCCCGGCCCAGTTCCGGGAACTCGACGAGCTTTTCCGGTCGGGGCGTTTCGGCTACCGGCCGTATGACCGCCTGGGGTCAATCGACCGGCAGGAGGGTTGGATCGACTGGCACATCCAGAAGACTCTGGCGGTACCATTCGTGAATCGGGCGGCGGTTCGGCGCCGGAAGTTCCGGGTGGTGGTGGACGCTATTAATGGTGCAGGCTCGACGGCACTGCCCGCCCTGCTGCGAAAGCTGGGGGCCGGGGTGGTCGAGGTTAACTGCAAGGGGGACGGCGACTTTGTCCATGAACCGGAGCCGATTCCCAAGAATTTGCGGCAGCTCAGCCTTATGGTCCGTAAGCATAAGGCGGACATAGGAATGGCTTGCGACCCCGATGCTGACCGGCTGGCGCTGGTCGATGAGCGGGGACGCCCGATCGGCGAGGAACTGACTCTGGCTCTTTCGGTTCAGCAGGTCCTGACCCGGAAAAAGGGCCCGGTCGTCATCAATTTGTCAACCTCGAAAGTAACCGAACGGGTCGCCCGCGACCGGGGCGCAGCGGTGTACTATGCGAAAGTGGGCGAAGCGAATGTCGTCGAGCTCATGCGGGCGAAACGGGCGCTGGTCGGAGGCGAGGGGAACGGGGGAGTGATTTTGCCGTCGTTCCATGCCGGCCGGGACGCCCTCATGGCGGCTGCCCTGGTGCTGTCCCGTCTCGCCGAGGCAAACGTGGAGTTTTCAAGTCTTGCCGATTCCCTTCCGACCTATTATACTAGAAAGGACAAGGGGACCGTACCCGCCGACTTCTCTGCGCGGCTCGCCCGGTTTGAGCGGGAGGCGCCGGGACTGCTCGGGGAATTTGCCATCGATCGACAGGACGGATTGCGAGTGGATTTCTCGGGCGGATGGGTCCAGATCCGCACCTCGAATACTGAGCCGATTTTCCGCCTGATTGTAGAAACGGAAAGCAAGGACAGGACTGAACACCTGGCAGACCGGGTGATGGGATATTTTCGCGAGCCGAGGTAA
- a CDS encoding redoxin domain-containing protein: MPASPLRLLRLPVAAGLIGLASLFGIYIGTATRSVVEKPAPGDLLPKLSLAVGEAFPEIPLVDSAGRGLSSGQAIGSDGAVIVFAYLDCPPCEQMIRRIQDLIDRKILADTQVLLIGPTTAAAHLPAFHRRYGWTFPAYADTGAVAMQRYGVEGFPLLAVVGPDRLIRHIRTDARMPVDPAQVKAWLSD; encoded by the coding sequence ATGCCCGCCTCCCCGCTCCGACTGCTTCGCCTGCCGGTCGCGGCCGGCCTCATCGGCCTCGCCTCGCTCTTCGGCATCTATATCGGCACGGCGACCCGCAGCGTGGTCGAAAAGCCCGCTCCGGGCGACCTGCTGCCCAAGCTCAGCCTCGCGGTCGGGGAGGCCTTCCCCGAGATCCCGCTGGTCGACAGCGCCGGCCGGGGGCTGTCGAGCGGACAGGCGATTGGTTCCGACGGCGCGGTGATCGTCTTCGCCTACCTCGACTGCCCGCCCTGCGAGCAAATGATCAGGAGGATTCAGGATCTCATTGACCGGAAGATCCTGGCCGACACGCAGGTGCTGCTCATCGGCCCCACCACCGCTGCGGCTCACCTGCCGGCTTTTCACCGGCGCTACGGCTGGACGTTCCCGGCCTACGCCGATACCGGGGCTGTGGCGATGCAGCGGTACGGCGTCGAGGGGTTCCCGCTGCTGGCGGTGGTCGGGCCCGACCGGTTAATCCGGCATATTCGAACCGATGCCCGGATGCCGGTGGATCCCGCACAGGTGAAGGCTTGGCTGAGCGACTGA